One window from the genome of Aricia agestis chromosome 6, ilAriAges1.1, whole genome shotgun sequence encodes:
- the LOC121728228 gene encoding uncharacterized protein LOC121728228, which translates to MALLSPSISALRRLLSICETYASEHGLRYNVSKSELLVFKVGKAKPVHVPPVTINGTALKIVSKFKYLGHIINEDLRDDDDIERARRALAVRCNMLARRFARCTVEVKIALFKAFCQPLYTCALWVAYTRRAFDALRVQYNNAFRMLLALPRYCSASGMFADARTDDFPSVLRKRTASLMCRVRESDNSILKAICGQADGAIAAHWEHVHVHVSSAPVPWRKYAK; encoded by the coding sequence ATGGCTCTGCTCAGCCCGTCGATCAGCGCGCTCAGGCGGCTGTTGTCTATTTGTGAGACCTATGCAAGTGAACACGGCCTTAGATATAATGTCTCCAAGAGTGAGCTTTTGGTCTTTAAGGTGGGTAAAGCAAAACCTGTGCATGTTCCACCTGTTACTATAAATGGGACCGCGCTTAAAATagtatcaaaatttaaatacctGGGACATATCATTAACGAGGATCTCagagatgatgatgatattgagAGGGCAAGAAGAGCGTTAGCCGTGCGCTGCAATATGCTAGCCCGCCGGTTTGCGCGGTGTACAGTGGAGGTCAAAATTGcactttttaaagctttttgtcAACCACTGTATACATGCGCCCTGTGGGTGGCATATACGAGGCGGGCGTTTGACGCTCTTCGTGTCCAATACAATAACGCTTTCAGGATGCTGCTCGCGCTCCCGCGATACTGCAGTGCATCTGGCATGTTCGCTGACGCTAGAACTGACGACTTTCCGTCAGTTTTACGCAAGCGTACAGCGTCACTGATGTGCAGAGTTCGCGAGAGTGACAACAGCATACTGAAGGCGATATGTGGGCAAGCTGACGGCGCGATAGCGGCGCACTGGGAGCACGTCCATGTCCATGTTTCTAGTGCGCCGGTACCGTGGCGCAAATACGCCAAATAG